In a single window of the Papaver somniferum cultivar HN1 chromosome 8, ASM357369v1, whole genome shotgun sequence genome:
- the LOC113301433 gene encoding histone deacetylase 2-like has translation MSTSSPTNAIPGPGASSSPSSEDVETIRKNRVLSSKLYFDIPITNAPVIYSSSYDIAFFGLEKLHPFDSSKWGRICQFLIKDGILQQSQIVEPLEASNDDLLVVHTESYLSSLTSSSNVSKIIEVPPIALLPHWLVRQKVLYPFRKQVGGTILAAKLAKERGWAINVGGGFHHCCADKGGGFCVYADISLCITFAFMRLDISRVMIIDLDAHQGNGHEMDFGKDRRVYTLDMYNPDIYPFDFKARAYIDQSVKVKSGTSTNVYLKKLDKALEVAGICFKPELIVYNAGTDILDGDPLGELKVSPDGVASRDEKVFRFAKEKNIPLVMLTSGGYMKSSAKVIADSLTNLLNKELIDLATPPLGT, from the exons ATGAGTACTTCATCTCCAACCAATGCAATCCCAGGACCAGgagcttcttcttctccctcttctGAAGATGTTGAAACCATAAGAAAAAATCGAGTCCTTTCCAGTAAACTCTATTTTGATATTCCAATCACTAACGCACCTGTAATTTACTCTTCTTCTTATGATATCGCCTTCTTCGGCCTCGAGAAATT GCATCCATTTGATTCTTCAAAATGGGGCAGAATATGTCAGTTTCTTATAAAAGACGGTATATTGCAACAAAGTCAGATTGTCGAGCCTTTAGAAGCTTCAAATGATGATCTCCTAGTG GTACATACGGAATCATATTTGAGCAGTTTGACTAGCAGCTCTAACGTTTCTAAAATAATCGAG GTTCCACCTATTGCACTACTACCCCATTGGCTTGTGCGGCAAAAGGTTCTCTACCCATTTCGCAAGCAGGTAGGGGGAACTATTTTGGCAGCAAAGCTAGCGAAAGAACGGGGATGGGCAATTAATGTTGGTGGAGGGTTTCATCATTGCTGTGCAGATAAAGGAGGTGGATTCTGTGTCTATGCAGATATTTCTCTTTGCATTACCTTTGCATTTATGCGGTTAGATATTTCAAG GGTGATGATTATTGATCTTGATGCGCACCAGGGAAATGGACATGAAATGGACTTTGGAAAAGATA GAAGAGTTTATACTCTGGACATGTACAATCCCGATATCTATCCCTTT GACTTCAAGGCAAGAGCTTACATTGATCAGAGTGTGAAAGTAAAG AGTGGAACTTCAACAAATGTGTATTTGAAAAAATTAGATAAAGCACTTGAG GTTGCTGGGATATGCTTTAAACCTGAATTGATTGTGTACAATGCTGGCACTGACATCCTTGATGGTGACCCTCTGGGAGAGTTGAAG GTGAGCCCCGATGGAGTAGCAAGTAGAGATGAGAAGGTGTTCAGATTTGCCAAAGAAAAGAACATTCCTCTTGTTATGCTTACATCAG GTGGTTATATGAAATCAAGTGCTAAAGTTATCGCAGATTCATTGACGAACCTGTTAAATAAAGAGTTGATTGATTTGGCGACTCCTCCTTTGGGTACCTAA